The sequence below is a genomic window from Cucumis melo cultivar AY chromosome 5, USDA_Cmelo_AY_1.0, whole genome shotgun sequence.
ACCTTTCGCACCATTTGGCTCTTCCCATTTGGATGAACGAATCCCATCAAATGCCGATGTTGCCTGTAAGTTTGAGTAAAGAAATCTAAGCACATGCTTCCCTGAGATAATAAAGCATCACGCAATGGTAACAGAACTTACTATTCCAAAAGGAAGTTCCTCGCCACTTGCAAGGACTGAACCAGAATGAATTCTGTTTAACTTCAGACGAGGAAGACATAAAAAGGCTCTTCCAAAGTTATCACATTTGTTGATATCTTGTATTACTTCTTCAAGAGCATCTAACACAACAGGCAATGCTAAAGAGGTATAAACAGGCTCCTTGGCCAACCAAATTTCAACCCTCCCATCATTGTCCAGATTACTGTCTAATGACAAAGCACCGAGAAAATGCTTCAAGGAAGGAAACAACCGATGCAAAAAGGCTTTCGTCTCATCTGAGTCTGAATCTACTAAAGCCGTTCTTGTCCTAAAGGCAGATTTCTTGAGATCAGTTACAATCCCTTGAATAAATGAAAGTACTTCAATTGTTGCAGACTTGGAAAATTCTTCATCAGGAAGTTGAGATAGAATAGAACCAAATGCACTATAAATCCTTGTCACATGCTCATCCACGCATTTACGAACAGAACATGCAGAAGAACTCAAAGAGCCCTCCTCATCAGAGCCAATCTCCAATCTTGATTTGCGCCACTCCTTGTCTCCACTCTGTCTTCCAGGTAAAGAAACTGAAGAATCATCCACAGAGTGAGAGTTTCTTTCCCGGGcttggttttctttttcatcaCGATCTTCAAGTTCAGACAGTAATTGAGATGTAAAGGTTGATCGACATTGTCGTGTTATTTCTGCAAGCATATTTGATAAGATCTCCTCGGTAATGATATTTCTTCGAGATAAAACCTATGTTGTTtgtttgaaaaaacaaatcatgCATAAATTGACAAGAGAAAAGCAAGACATTACACATAAGAGAAGATAATTCATactgtttcttttcttttttctacgGTAGAGTTGAAAATTAGATTGCGGAACAGACACTATGTCATTACTTCATACCTCATTCCATTGCCTTGTGTAGTGCTTAGTGACATCACGAACTCCATCTATAGAAATTGCAATGACATAGTTTAGTTTCTTATTCCACCTGTgaatagaaaaacaaaattatactCGGATGAGTGAAAGATTACTTTTGCTCCATACGTCATAATGAGATAATTTGATAAAAGAACAAGTACCCCTTTTCATACAATAGTGGTTGATCATACACTGCTTCACAGGGATCTAGATGCATAAACCTGAGTAATAAATAGCAGTCAAGAGCAAATTTTAAGGGTTCACTAATATTAATCACTACTGCAAGGTGCTTATTACTTTTTTCTGATAAGAATAATAGACCTAGAAATTAACTAACCTCCCTAAAAGATGGGAGAAGCACTCGGTCCAAACATGATCGGTAAGATCAAGAATCTGGTGATAAACAAAAATTAGTATAAAATAGCCAAATCATCAAGCTACCATTTCTTCTTAAAGAATACATTaaatcatttaatatatattactaCATGTAGCTGAGTATCTTCCCTGAACATAATTGCagattactattatctaaaaaaacatcatctaaaaaaatattagaTCATGAGGTAACTCACCAATTGAGACTCATAGCCAAAAACACGACAGTAGAATGTAAAGCAATTGGCCCATTCTCCACAGCGTCCCCTCCTTGTTTCAGTAAGCTGCATGCCAGGAGGGAGTGAAATTGAAAACTAGTTAATTATATAAGAGTTCTTGATTCCATAAAGAAAATTGAGTACCTTTACTGGATTGTTGAAACGTGGGAAACGAGTAACCTTTTGGCATGAATTACAGCTAGAAGtgtaaaaagagagagaagtaGAAGATTAGAGAGGAAGGAGGGAAGAATATGAAATACATTAATTTTATTTCACCAAGACACCAAAACCTCAAACTAAAATTCTATGCCTACGCCTAATATTTACCACTGTCCAAAAACTGTTCACATTTGGAAATGGAACCCAGTTCAGACCATctttcttgaaaagaaaaacaaatttcattGATAATGAAATAAAAGAGTAAAAATCCAAACACCTATAGGTGTACAAAAAATGTGCTTTCGAATTTGTAATTAAATAAGTTAAACtacaatgataataataataataagtgtTACGTTTTCCACACCTGGTTAGCGAGGAAGCACAGATACTGACACGCGACACGACACgccatttttcaaaaaaaaaaaaggacacgACATGTCAAGGACATGTCAAtcttttagtaaaaaaaattaaatatatgtcaCGCGTATAAACATATTACATAACAAGGATTCCAATTAAAAACATCAACATAAAACATAACAAGTTTTAGTAGAGTAATTAAAATCATCAATGCGAGTGGCGAGAGGGTTAGGGCAGAGACAATTGGTGGTCTGGTGGGGAGCGTCGGAAAAGAGAGCGTGAACGAAGAAACTGAGAAACctaataattaaagaaaaaaaaaacctaataattaaaaaaaaaaaaagaaaagaaacctaataattattgtaattgAGCCGTTTCTATGGGTTTTTTTCTCCAGGCATGTCTGGGCGGGGTccgaaaatttaaaaaaaaaaatcgacaTGCCACTGGCATGTCAAAGACGTGTTGGGGTGTATCGGACAGACACCGATACTTTGCCATCTTAGAAGTTTCAGTGCTTCTTCGCAGGTTAGTATTGAGTTgggattctttttttttatatatataataatattttttttggttgaatcttagataaaattatttatttgatttaagaaCACAAAATCTATATTTTAAGAAGAAATGTGAGAAGTGAAATAAACCAAATTCTTCTTCATGGCTATTTATTTGAATGAAGAAAACTATTGGTAGTTGTCAAAGAATAACATGATGGTAATCAAACATGTCACATAACACATCATTCAATCAAATAATATAGGCGGAACGTCAGATGGTAGAGAAAGTAATCACAAAGGTAGCAGGGGAAAATTATAAACAATTCGTTTACACCTTATTCTTTATGTAATTTGGCAAAAAAATATACTGCACATGAACATAACAGAGAATAGTTCCAGCAATGTAGAATGTCAAATCCAGAAGATAAGTCTAACCAAAAGAGTCCATTGCACATACCCATATAGTTCCACTCGGTAACCACCAAATTGGAGTTCTGAAGGAAGTGGATCGCCCATATCTTGAAATGTTGTTGTATCTCCACAGTGCTCGCAAGAAGGTGCATTAACCCACCTtcacaataataaataaaagcaAGAGTTTAATGGACCAATGATGTTGGCATAACACATAAGGGGACTAGATACATCACAAGATTCAAATAATATCAGTAAGAACTATCAACTATTGAAACATATTGACCAAGGATTACAACTTAAAAGAATACCATGGACTCCGAAAATGATTGGAGTTTAAAAATCTATACAATAAAGTTATACAAAGCAAGTACCTGAATGACTGTTTGAACCAGAAAAGAAGCTGCAACAAAAAAGCATGATCTTGTTCCTGTTTGGATGGTTCGTACTTTCCCTCCTACAATAGGCTCACCACAATGACTAATTGTCAAGCACACAAACTTTTGACATGATGTTGCTTAGACCTATTCAGCTAGAGCtacaaaactttaaaaaataaaaaataaagtccTTGTTCGGTTAAAAACAATAAGAACCGCAACAGAGTTCGGAAAGTTGCAAAGCCACAAAATGAAAGGCAGGAATTAGAACGCCAGGATATTTTGGTATCTATAACTTACCATAGGAAACTGACTAAGTTATAATTATGATATGTCCTATGGAAATTcaggataaaaagaaaaaaaaatgagctaAAATGTTCGTGGAAACATACGCTGCCTTGTCTCCAATTTTGGGTATTACAATATTCAAAATGAGTTCAGATAAACAAGAGGAAACTGCGAGAGCCATTTCAATAAATTACAGGATATAGAAGCAAATTGATTGACACCTTGGCCAGAGATACTATCGctttctcttgaagctcatccacAGGAACAGTTTTCCTTGCAGACTCTTGGCTTTTTGGATCCTCATACTACAGCAAATTTACAAACAAGCCAATTAATCAAAGAGCAAACAATTCTTCCAAGCATCATACAACAATCGATAGTGGATATTCCTACAATGCTAGAAAAAACTCATTACACATTATTCACAAACATCACCAAACTATCTATCAACGTACCGAACaaatgaaaatcaaatcaaatccaCAATACAAATGgaaaaagaacaagaaagaCATACCAAACGAACTTGATCAACGTAGCTTCTTATCTTCTTCTCAAACTTCTCACGATCATCCATAACTAACTACTCCTGCTAAAATCGGTCTCAAAAATCATAACGTAGCACCTAACGTTTCCACTTCAAAGTATGATAAAAATCATCAATAGAAATGAACAGAATCATTTCCACAAAAAAATTTGATCGAATAACCTTCGACAGTTCTGATAAATTGTTAAGTTGTTGTATGTCGTCCTCCAGTGGTCGATCATAACAACAGGAGCTGATGGTTCTTCTCGGATTTAAGCGTTTGATGGATGACGAATAGGAGGAAGAGTGAAATTGGAATTTGAAGAACAGGGAAGAGTGATTTTGATACGTTCCTTCGAGTTGAACTTCCACTTGCCCTTCCTCCAAATTCGAAGGTGGCCAACGAAATGCAACTTTGGGGGATTCTAAAATAGTTTCGGCTAATTAAGACGTAAGATTCTCacttcatttatatatataaatatattatatattagtGATCACGTGCAAAACACgttatttcaattttattgattaaattttaattttaattttttaaaaattaaatttggatCGCACACTTTCACTAATCTCACGATACTATAGGCTTGATTTTGTGTCAATTAAAGTTATATGAAATTAATATCTAAGTAGATACCTATATACATCATAGAATAATTGgatgtatattagattaaaaaatattgtaaatGACGAAACTAAATTTTACCATACACATTAATAgagtctatcaatatctatcaaaatttaaaattttgttgtgttttgtatattttgattcatttaagctatatttgaaaatattttttatttgataattacttgtttatgtttttttaaaaaaataataaaatatttgtaaatttgtgGTAAATACTTTCATAATCATActtatttttttagatttattttaatatgattgttaggttttttttagtataatatGTATCTTTTATTTAAGTTTATTGATGAGGTTgtcttggtttttttttttttttagtttaatttctatttaagaaaataatttgaAACTTATTATAAATTATACATCTTATATCTTAAATATTGTTTACCTTAACATCTATTTGGTGGTTAAGTTTTCAAATGTTAGTTTAAATGCATAATTTTCACAAATGCTTAAATTCAGCTCTATCCTTTGCTTTTTtcccaatatatatatatatatatatatatatatatatatatatatatatatatatatatatatatatatatatatatatatatcctttgttttttcctcaTCGAGATCGTTcatttttcaaacttcttaTTTACTTATATATCGTTTCTTAAACTTGAAGTATGTTAGCATTAAAATTAGACCATctaacaaaaaattaattataaagtaaattattattatttttatatatttgtgaGTGTCTAAGCCAGCTTATACACATTTCAACTAATCTCACACAACTACCTATAATATCAAAGTGTTAAGAAAATCCgtaaaaaattaatttctaagTAGGTGATTGTGATAGATTAAAATCTCTTAGTTTGTTATTGAGATTATTTCTGCCTCTTTACCATTAAAAATTATAAAGCAACAGACAATCAATAAAAGAACAAAATCCATGAAAAATAAGACTttgtaaaaaaacaaattgagaAAGCTCTCTCTATATATGTTATAAATCTAATAAGGTTTGGGTTTAGTTTtcacaaatttaattttatggatGACATTTGACTTTTGTTAGAATTTGGTTTATGATGAtagaaattttataaaaaaaaaagatattggAATCATAGGAAATTGTTGCTTCCTAAAATCATGGAAAATTACgtggacaaaaaaaaaaaaaaaagcaattaATGTGGAGAAgggtaaaatag
It includes:
- the LOC103495944 gene encoding peptide-N(4)-(N-acetyl-beta-glucosaminyl)asparagine amidase, which translates into the protein MDDREKFEKKIRSYVDQVRLYEDPKSQESARKTVPVDELQEKAIVSLAKEGKYEPSKQEQDHAFLLQLLFWFKQSFRWVNAPSCEHCGDTTTFQDMGDPLPSELQFGGYRVELYGCNSCQKVTRFPRFNNPVKLTETRRGRCGEWANCFTFYCRVFGYESQLILDLTDHVWTECFSHLLGRFMHLDPCEAVYDQPLLYEKGWNKKLNYVIAISIDGVRDVTKHYTRQWNEVLSRRNIITEEILSNMLAEITRQCRSTFTSQLLSELEDRDEKENQARERNSHSVDDSSVSLPGRQSGDKEWRKSRLEIGSDEEGSLSSSACSVRKCVDEHVTRIYSAFGSILSQLPDEEFSKSATIEVLSFIQGIVTDLKKSAFRTRTALVDSDSDETKAFLHRLFPSLKHFLGALSLDSNLDNDGRVEIWLAKEPVYTSLALPVVLDALEEVIQDINKCDNFGRAFLCLPRLKLNRIHSGSVLASGEELPFGIATSAFDGIRSSKWEEPNGAKGCWIMYKVFDNKMEELVAYELISANDAPERDPMDWIVEGSEDGGNSWHLIDEQTNQIFDNRFQRRSFFVTKTGLLSNTFRFRFLAVRDGESTSRLQIGSIDLNKEMTNGFYGNSMQRLKV